In Desulfofundulus kuznetsovii DSM 6115, the following are encoded in one genomic region:
- a CDS encoding methionine synthase: MTFSPGGLATGIGSLPYTDPGQALPLIRENMPVIPHWPQLPQRGGVEGFVYQFLQPLVHFELLLMENDRAVFDDENPRWPERLTNFYTAYLAVEEKDLTALEYFALPRKAAAGFYAFMEEMARDMGEALYLKGHLAGPLTVAFQLKNRRGRVAYYEDQLRDLVVKTLAAHAYWQARTLADLNRTPIIFVDEPAISVYGQFTYITVTREMIKTDLNAIFHFIHQAGGLAGVHSCDAIDWSILCECDLDIINLDAYNFGPSLFVYARELRDFMERGGVIAWGIVPTSEKAFGEDAESLLLRWKELIRGLAERGIPAELLRRQSMITPACGTGLLAPELAEHIYRLTRQVSERVREGAF, from the coding sequence ATGACCTTTTCTCCCGGCGGTTTAGCTACAGGTATTGGCAGCCTGCCCTATACCGACCCGGGACAGGCCCTGCCCCTGATTAGAGAAAATATGCCCGTTATCCCCCACTGGCCCCAGCTGCCCCAAAGGGGTGGTGTCGAGGGCTTTGTGTACCAGTTTTTACAGCCTCTGGTCCACTTTGAGTTGTTGCTGATGGAAAATGACCGGGCTGTGTTTGATGATGAAAACCCCCGCTGGCCAGAAAGGCTCACTAATTTTTATACGGCCTACCTGGCCGTGGAAGAAAAAGACCTCACCGCCCTGGAATACTTTGCCCTGCCCCGCAAGGCAGCGGCAGGCTTTTATGCCTTCATGGAAGAAATGGCCAGGGATATGGGCGAGGCCCTTTATCTCAAGGGCCACCTGGCCGGCCCCCTTACCGTTGCCTTTCAATTGAAGAACCGCCGGGGCCGGGTGGCCTATTACGAGGACCAGCTGCGGGACCTGGTGGTAAAAACCCTAGCTGCCCACGCTTACTGGCAGGCCCGTACCCTGGCCGACCTTAACCGGACACCCATCATTTTCGTGGACGAGCCGGCCATCAGCGTCTACGGCCAGTTCACTTATATTACCGTCACCCGGGAAATGATCAAAACCGATCTCAACGCCATTTTTCACTTTATTCACCAGGCGGGCGGGTTGGCCGGGGTGCATTCCTGCGATGCCATAGACTGGTCCATCCTCTGTGAATGTGATCTGGACATTATCAATTTGGATGCCTATAACTTTGGACCATCCCTGTTTGTTTACGCCCGGGAATTAAGGGACTTCATGGAAAGAGGTGGGGTCATTGCGTGGGGTATCGTACCCACCTCTGAAAAGGCCTTTGGTGAAGACGCGGAATCCCTGCTGTTGCGATGGAAAGAACTTATCCGGGGACTGGCAGAGCGGGGTATTCCGGCGGAGCTGTTGCGCCGCCAGTCCATGATTACCCCTGCCTGCGGCACCGGGCTTTTAGCCCCGGAACTGGCCGAGCATATTTACCGTCTCACCCGGCAAGTGTCGGAGCGGGTTCGTGAGGGGGCTTTTTAA
- a CDS encoding patatin-like phospholipase family protein, which yields MIDPPGGMIMGGGVKLGLALGGGFLRGIAHVGVLKTLAAEGIEPHLVAGTSAGSIVAALYCSGWSIREMEKLALEINPHDIYDLGPMFVNLGAMAVKVLIDLFHLPVPFPSPLGLMSGCKLESWVERLVERKTFRQLRKLLAITSVDIHTGHRIIFVSEDVSHSPPPEDIFFIRGVPVAQAVRASCSVPGLFEPKKIGDRLLVDGGLRENVPVEVLHLLGADVVVGVDVGYEGEHYKPIENMVQLLTQSLDIIGSEVTRVKLENYADVVIRPVLTGVTPWDFSRNAYCIAQGEKAAREALPELKRMLHEKRSRR from the coding sequence ATGATTGATCCTCCAGGAGGGATGATCATGGGGGGCGGGGTTAAGCTGGGACTGGCTTTGGGTGGCGGTTTTTTACGGGGCATAGCTCATGTTGGTGTTTTGAAGACGTTGGCTGCCGAGGGGATTGAACCGCACCTGGTAGCAGGAACCAGTGCGGGCAGTATTGTTGCCGCGCTTTACTGCAGCGGTTGGAGCATCCGGGAAATGGAAAAGCTGGCCCTGGAAATAAATCCCCACGATATTTACGATTTGGGCCCTATGTTTGTTAACCTGGGAGCCATGGCCGTTAAGGTTCTCATCGATTTATTTCATTTGCCCGTACCCTTTCCTTCTCCCCTGGGGTTAATGTCGGGTTGCAAGCTGGAAAGTTGGGTGGAACGCCTGGTGGAGCGGAAAACCTTCCGCCAGCTGAGGAAGCTGCTCGCCATTACTTCGGTGGATATTCACACCGGACACCGTATTATTTTCGTCAGTGAAGATGTCAGCCACAGCCCTCCACCCGAGGATATTTTTTTTATCCGCGGGGTACCGGTGGCTCAGGCGGTGCGGGCCAGCTGTTCCGTTCCGGGACTGTTTGAACCGAAGAAAATTGGCGACCGGCTGTTAGTCGACGGCGGCCTGCGGGAAAATGTACCGGTGGAAGTACTTCATCTTCTTGGCGCCGATGTGGTGGTGGGAGTAGATGTGGGGTACGAAGGAGAGCACTATAAGCCAATTGAAAATATGGTCCAGTTACTCACTCAATCGCTGGATATTATCGGCAGCGAGGTTACCCGGGTCAAATTGGAAAACTATGCCGACGTAGTGATCCGCCCCGTTCTCACCGGGGTTACCCCCTGGGACTTTTCCCGCAATGCTTACTGCATTGCCCAGGGAGAAAAGGCCGCCAGGGAGGCGCTTCCCGAGTTAAAACGCATGTTGCACGAAAAAAGAAGCCGCCGTTAG
- a CDS encoding histidinol-phosphatase HisJ family protein: MLPDLHLHTRRCGHATGDMEEYIAMARYRGLKHIGFADHVPMYWLPPGQRDPELAMNEEELPRYVESIRKLKQSCSALTIYLGIECDYIPGFENHLGVLLSRYPFDYVLGSVHYLDGWGFDNPDLVEEYIRRDIDELYRQYFQLVQQAARAGLFDAIAHPDLIKKFGYRARIDLQELYEETARAFAEGGVCVEVNTAGLRVPAGEIYPSLDFLKLCRRYHVPVTVGSDAHQPHLVAYGWDQAWQWLQAAGYREVVVFKERARETIPL; the protein is encoded by the coding sequence GTGCTGCCCGACCTGCACCTGCACACCAGACGTTGCGGGCACGCCACGGGAGATATGGAGGAGTATATTGCTATGGCCCGCTACCGGGGCCTTAAACATATCGGTTTTGCCGATCATGTTCCCATGTACTGGCTGCCCCCCGGCCAGCGGGACCCGGAACTGGCCATGAATGAGGAGGAGTTGCCCCGGTATGTTGAGTCAATCCGGAAGCTTAAGCAGAGCTGTTCCGCTCTGACCATCTACCTGGGGATAGAGTGCGACTATATACCGGGTTTTGAAAACCACCTGGGTGTGCTCCTTTCCCGTTACCCCTTTGACTATGTTCTAGGTTCGGTGCACTACCTGGACGGCTGGGGTTTTGATAACCCGGACCTGGTGGAGGAATACATCCGGCGGGATATTGATGAATTATACCGGCAGTACTTTCAACTGGTGCAGCAGGCGGCTCGCGCGGGTCTTTTTGATGCCATCGCCCACCCGGATTTGATCAAAAAGTTTGGTTACCGGGCACGCATAGACTTGCAGGAGCTTTACGAAGAGACGGCCCGGGCCTTTGCCGAGGGCGGTGTGTGCGTGGAGGTAAATACGGCCGGTTTGCGCGTGCCCGCCGGGGAAATTTACCCCTCTTTGGATTTCCTCAAGCTCTGCCGCCGCTACCACGTTCCGGTGACCGTGGGCTCCGATGCCCACCAGCCCCACCTCGTTGCTTACGGCTGGGATCAGGCATGGCAATGGTTGCAGGCTGCCGGCTACCGTGAGGTGGTGGTGTTCAAAGAACGGGCGCGGGAAACAATACCTCTTTAA
- the mraZ gene encoding division/cell wall cluster transcriptional repressor MraZ, translating into MFLGEYRHTIDAKGRLIIPARFREGLGEKFVLTKGLDGCLFAYPPQEWAEMENKMRSLPLTRADARAFVRFFFAGACECEVDKQGRILIPGNLREYAGIERDVVVIGVSARVEIWSAERWEAYNSQAAGQVEEIAEKIVL; encoded by the coding sequence ATGTTTTTAGGCGAGTACCGGCATACCATTGATGCCAAGGGACGCTTGATTATACCAGCCCGCTTCCGCGAAGGCCTGGGCGAAAAATTCGTTTTGACCAAGGGTCTGGACGGATGCCTTTTCGCCTACCCCCCTCAAGAATGGGCGGAAATGGAAAATAAGATGCGGTCCTTACCCTTGACCAGGGCCGATGCCCGGGCCTTTGTGCGTTTTTTCTTTGCCGGTGCCTGTGAATGCGAGGTAGATAAACAGGGTAGAATACTTATTCCAGGAAACTTAAGGGAATACGCGGGTATCGAAAGGGACGTAGTGGTGATTGGTGTTTCCGCCAGGGTGGAGATCTGGTCCGCCGAGCGGTGGGAGGCCTATAACTCCCAGGCAGCCGGTCAGGTGGAAGAAATTGCGGAAAAAATTGTGCTTTAA